The proteins below are encoded in one region of Sphingobacterium sp. R2:
- a CDS encoding DUF1266 domain-containing protein, whose translation MFKFLKELFNAANEGVNEAKDELTLKAEEGEMAGSLVPDNAILLNTPYEEQFGNALGAAFRVIVFGDWFTVFGSTGDDGSYPIHLYQFGNYPRVDQYRSDFIKLLKRDFGITDRETCLEMLSSYFTLLGIEKTGTALEGKNGKIDTSIWDISKSGVNAFVVAVVSHITTSATDVEYLPKPVALNVLKSLSLYAREHFIDWLQFSDYFLKGEDQVGVNSKIGKSYLKRYIGYLKEKKGSPWNNIAWQNGNHSV comes from the coding sequence ATGTTTAAATTTTTGAAAGAATTATTTAATGCGGCAAATGAAGGTGTAAATGAAGCCAAAGATGAACTAACTTTGAAAGCCGAAGAGGGAGAAATGGCGGGAAGTTTAGTACCTGATAACGCTATACTTCTGAATACTCCTTATGAAGAACAGTTTGGTAACGCGCTAGGAGCCGCATTTAGAGTGATTGTTTTTGGGGATTGGTTTACGGTATTCGGAAGTACCGGAGATGATGGTAGTTATCCGATTCACTTATATCAATTTGGTAATTATCCAAGGGTTGATCAATATAGAAGTGATTTTATCAAATTGCTAAAGAGAGATTTTGGTATAACAGATAGAGAAACTTGTCTTGAAATGTTGAGTTCATACTTTACGTTACTTGGGATAGAAAAGACAGGGACCGCATTGGAGGGAAAAAACGGCAAAATCGATACGTCCATTTGGGATATCTCCAAATCAGGGGTAAATGCCTTTGTTGTTGCTGTCGTAAGTCATATTACTACATCCGCAACGGACGTTGAATATTTACCAAAACCTGTGGCATTAAATGTTCTCAAGAGTTTGTCACTATATGCGAGAGAGCATTTTATTGATTGGTTGCAATTTTCCGATTATTTCCTGAAAGGAGAAGATCAAGTTGGTGTAAACAGTAAAATTGGGAAATCTTACTTGAAAAGGTATATTGGGTATCTTAAAGAAAAGAAAGGAAGTCCTTGGAATAATATTGCATGGCAGAATGGTAATCATTCCGTCTGA
- a CDS encoding helix-turn-helix domain-containing protein, which produces MMVEMNSSYIHKDDMLRSYLHLLIHETMKSSPAASFGSYTNASTRVSVLFLELLERQFPINTLQLSLQLKSSADYAHALSVHINYLNRSVKEATGKTTSTHIANRVAQEAKALLLHTNWNISDIAYSLGFEYPSYFTNFFKKQTGMSPNQVRSSTV; this is translated from the coding sequence ATGATGGTTGAAATGAACTCGAGCTATATCCATAAAGATGATATGTTGCGAAGTTATCTACATCTTCTAATTCATGAAACGATGAAATCGAGTCCCGCAGCGAGTTTTGGATCTTATACCAATGCATCGACTAGGGTATCGGTATTATTTCTTGAGCTGTTAGAAAGACAATTTCCAATCAATACCCTTCAACTTAGCCTGCAATTGAAAAGCTCTGCAGATTATGCGCATGCGCTTTCGGTTCATATCAATTACCTCAACAGGTCGGTAAAAGAAGCCACAGGCAAAACCACCAGTACACATATTGCAAACCGTGTGGCCCAAGAAGCCAAAGCTTTGTTGCTGCATACCAATTGGAATATATCGGATATTGCCTACAGCCTAGGATTTGAATATCCATCCTATTTTACCAATTTCTTCAAAAAGCAAACCGGGATGTCTCCAAACCAAGTCCGAAGCAGTACTGTTTGA
- a CDS encoding aldo/keto reductase, whose translation MNNAHLVADFSLLAKDKNCSPIQLALAWVLAQGNDIIPIPGTKKRRYLEENVGALDVQLSHDDLKKIDEILLKYPNIGARYSEGAMALVNH comes from the coding sequence TTGAACAATGCACATTTAGTCGCCGACTTCTCCCTACTGGCAAAAGATAAAAACTGTAGTCCAATACAACTCGCTTTAGCCTGGGTGCTGGCACAAGGAAATGACATCATTCCTATTCCAGGAACTAAAAAAAGAAGATACCTGGAGGAAAATGTTGGTGCCCTTGATGTACAATTATCGCATGATGATTTAAAAAAAATAGATGAAATACTTCTCAAATACCCTAATATTGGAGCACGATACAGTGAAGGTGCTATGGCTTTAGTTAACCATTAA
- a CDS encoding aldo/keto reductase, with protein MKYRNLGTTNEKLSAIGLGCMGMSFAYGPTDEKESIATLERALDLGINFWDTADMYGNGANEKLISKVLVPNRDKVFIATKFGFRFKDEIAGPSDTANTYFDGSPEWIKLAVEKSLKRLRIDTIDLYYAHRVDPNITIEETVGTMAELVKEGKVRYLGLSEASPASIIKANAVHPIAALQSEYSLLTRDVEKEILHTIRQLGISLIPYAPLARGLFSIL; from the coding sequence ATGAAATATAGAAATCTTGGAACAACAAATGAAAAACTCTCTGCGATTGGATTAGGTTGTATGGGAATGAGCTTTGCTTACGGACCTACGGACGAAAAAGAGAGCATTGCAACATTGGAAAGAGCATTGGACCTCGGCATTAATTTTTGGGATACCGCGGATATGTACGGCAACGGTGCAAATGAGAAACTTATTTCAAAAGTGCTTGTTCCCAACCGTGACAAAGTTTTTATTGCAACAAAATTTGGGTTTCGCTTTAAAGATGAAATAGCTGGTCCAAGTGATACGGCAAACACTTATTTCGATGGCTCGCCCGAATGGATAAAATTAGCGGTAGAAAAAAGTTTAAAACGCCTTAGAATCGACACCATAGATCTTTATTATGCGCACCGCGTAGATCCCAATATTACTATCGAAGAGACCGTAGGCACTATGGCAGAATTGGTTAAAGAAGGAAAAGTGAGGTATTTGGGTTTAAGCGAAGCATCGCCCGCATCAATCATTAAAGCAAATGCCGTACACCCTATAGCTGCTTTACAGAGCGAATATTCGCTCCTTACACGTGATGTAGAAAAAGAAATCTTACACACAATAAGGCAGTTGGGGATAAGTTTAATTCCTTATGCGCCTCTAGCGCGTGGATTATTTTCAATTCTTTAA
- a CDS encoding ATP-binding protein, which yields MKIKTKLTFGVGSLFLMIFLLAALSGWYVNRLKKDTANILTANYNTLLYAKNMLLALEEISVEKAAFNNFQINLDKQRKNVTEVGEQQTTNAIAKHFLKLKDKPLDVTIVSSIRKDIALLMEQNMTAISRKSIVADRTAEHAILVISFAGALCFIIAFILLVNLPSNIADPIAKLTASIGQIAGQNYKERIQVQSGGEFAELVASFNSMAEKLEEYAESKLEKILKEKRRIESLVDHMHDPVIGFDEERRVIFVNEEALRITNLHKDQLLGRSALAVSDENDLAKDIFKDLFLPVEKREKNAVKIYADDRESYFEKDVIDINVLPTGELEPKFIGQVVILKNITPFKELDLAKTNFIGTVSHEFKTPIAAIQMGVQLLENEQIGHLNAEQLTLLNGIKDDSNRLLQITGELLNMTQVESGSIQINLHTTEIQPIIEYAIMANQFAANQKNIHFVIEVDPNVKAIFADNEKTAWVLTNFLSNAIRYSHEDSVIRIAVENSELKTKFIVTDSGQGIEPKYLDKIFARYFRVPGSKKGGTGLGLSISKEFIEAQGGEIGVESDYGAGSSFYFSLRTAIPDN from the coding sequence ATGAAAATAAAAACGAAACTTACCTTTGGTGTAGGATCACTTTTTCTCATGATCTTTCTACTTGCCGCACTAAGTGGTTGGTATGTAAACCGGTTAAAAAAGGATACCGCAAATATACTGACAGCGAACTACAATACGCTGCTGTACGCCAAGAATATGTTATTGGCATTGGAGGAAATTTCTGTTGAAAAAGCTGCTTTTAATAATTTCCAGATTAATCTTGACAAACAACGGAAAAATGTTACCGAAGTCGGAGAGCAGCAAACAACAAACGCAATTGCCAAACATTTTTTAAAACTGAAAGATAAGCCCTTAGATGTTACTATTGTCTCGTCTATCAGAAAGGATATTGCCTTGTTAATGGAGCAAAATATGACGGCAATTTCTCGGAAGAGTATTGTTGCGGATCGCACTGCCGAACATGCAATTTTGGTCATTTCATTTGCCGGGGCACTCTGTTTTATCATTGCTTTTATATTGCTGGTCAATTTGCCGTCCAATATAGCTGACCCCATTGCGAAATTGACAGCGAGTATTGGACAGATTGCAGGACAGAACTACAAAGAGCGTATTCAGGTACAGAGCGGAGGTGAGTTTGCGGAACTCGTCGCTTCATTTAATTCCATGGCAGAGAAATTGGAAGAATATGCTGAAAGTAAACTTGAAAAAATTTTAAAGGAAAAAAGACGAATAGAGTCCCTTGTTGATCATATGCATGATCCGGTGATAGGCTTCGACGAAGAGCGACGTGTTATTTTTGTCAACGAGGAAGCACTTCGCATCACAAATCTACATAAAGATCAACTTCTCGGAAGATCTGCTTTAGCGGTTTCAGATGAAAATGATCTTGCTAAGGATATTTTTAAAGATCTTTTTCTTCCTGTAGAAAAACGTGAAAAAAATGCTGTTAAAATTTATGCAGACGATAGAGAAAGCTATTTTGAAAAAGATGTTATTGATATCAATGTTTTGCCCACAGGTGAACTTGAACCAAAGTTTATCGGGCAGGTGGTTATCCTAAAGAATATTACGCCATTTAAGGAACTTGATCTTGCAAAAACAAACTTCATCGGTACCGTATCGCATGAATTCAAAACGCCTATTGCGGCGATTCAAATGGGGGTCCAATTGTTGGAAAACGAGCAAATAGGGCATCTGAATGCCGAGCAGCTTACGTTGTTAAATGGAATAAAAGATGATTCTAACCGCTTGCTTCAAATAACCGGTGAACTGTTAAATATGACGCAGGTCGAAAGTGGTTCTATTCAAATTAACTTACATACGACAGAAATACAGCCAATTATTGAATATGCTATCATGGCAAATCAATTTGCTGCGAATCAAAAAAATATCCACTTTGTTATCGAGGTAGACCCCAATGTGAAAGCTATATTTGCTGACAATGAGAAAACTGCCTGGGTTCTTACAAATTTTCTTTCCAATGCGATACGTTACTCCCATGAAGATTCGGTTATTCGTATAGCGGTGGAAAACAGCGAACTTAAAACAAAGTTTATCGTTACCGACAGTGGGCAAGGGATCGAGCCGAAATATTTGGATAAAATATTTGCGCGTTACTTCCGTGTGCCAGGGTCCAAAAAGGGTGGAACAGGACTTGGTTTAAGTATTAGTAAGGAGTTTATAGAAGCGCAAGGTGGCGAAATTGGTGTTGAAAGTGATTATGGCGCAGGAAGTTCTTTCTATTTTTCATTGCGTACTGCTATTCCCGATAATTAA